From Rudanella lutea DSM 19387, a single genomic window includes:
- a CDS encoding cytochrome-c peroxidase, whose product MTYRHLMTLAGMVALWCGIWACQPNEAGGSEPTPEPTTPGFKPTPMAWNKPANFPEPAYNLAKNPVTVQGFALGRALFYDGLLSHDGTVSCGFCHQPSAAFAHTDHALSHGIRDQIGTRNVPAIQNVAWQREFFWDGGVQDLDLLPISPIQNPVEMGDTLANVLAKLRKDPQYPGLFEAAFGTKEINTERMMKALSQFMVTLVSANSRYDKAVRGEGPALNDTETRGLTVFKAKCASCHATDLFTDGSFRNNGLPRIPTAKVDDIGRGAISLNPADRYKFRVPSLRNVERTPPYMHDGRFWTLEQVLTHYASGITDSPTLDPALKSGFTLTRQEQTDLIAFLRTLTDTEFLSDRRFMPN is encoded by the coding sequence ATGACGTACCGGCACCTGATGACACTGGCGGGCATGGTAGCACTCTGGTGCGGTATCTGGGCATGCCAGCCGAACGAAGCGGGTGGTAGCGAACCCACCCCCGAACCCACCACGCCGGGTTTCAAACCTACGCCGATGGCCTGGAACAAGCCCGCTAATTTTCCCGAACCGGCGTACAATCTGGCCAAAAACCCGGTGACGGTGCAGGGCTTTGCGCTCGGCCGGGCGTTGTTTTATGATGGCCTGCTCTCGCACGATGGCACCGTTTCGTGCGGATTTTGTCATCAGCCGTCGGCTGCCTTTGCCCATACCGACCATGCCCTGAGTCACGGCATCCGCGATCAGATCGGCACGCGCAATGTGCCCGCCATTCAGAACGTAGCCTGGCAGCGGGAGTTTTTCTGGGATGGGGGCGTGCAAGACCTCGATTTACTGCCTATTTCGCCTATTCAGAACCCGGTCGAGATGGGCGATACGCTGGCGAATGTGCTAGCTAAACTCCGCAAAGACCCGCAATACCCCGGCCTGTTTGAAGCGGCTTTTGGGACCAAAGAGATCAATACGGAACGTATGATGAAGGCCCTCTCGCAGTTTATGGTGACCCTCGTGTCGGCCAATTCGCGGTACGACAAGGCGGTGCGGGGTGAGGGCCCGGCCCTGAACGATACCGAAACCCGGGGGCTCACTGTATTCAAGGCTAAATGCGCGAGTTGCCACGCTACCGATTTGTTTACCGATGGCTCGTTTCGCAACAACGGCCTGCCCCGGATTCCGACGGCTAAAGTAGATGACATTGGCCGGGGGGCTATTTCGCTCAACCCCGCCGACCGCTACAAATTCCGGGTGCCGAGCCTGCGCAACGTGGAGCGTACGCCCCCGTATATGCACGATGGACGTTTCTGGACACTGGAGCAGGTGCTGACCCACTACGCAAGCGGCATCACCGACTCACCCACCCTCGACCCGGCGCTCAAATCAGGCTTTACCCTGACCCGGCAGGAACAAACCGACCTAATCGCGTTTCTGCGCACCCTCACCGATACCGAGTTCCTCAGCGACCGCCGGTTTATGCCGAATTGA
- a CDS encoding mechanosensitive ion channel family protein, with product MLNLPEISHLLYQKVVLWFNSAVRFLPEIGIAILVILLARFLSNVVSRVIAGGLGRVSDNASLVGLLGTVVRIMILAVGLFVALGVLGLDKTVTSLLAGAGVIALAVGFAFQDLTANFISGSMIAIARPLQTGDTVETNGFTGRVVEVKLRSIVLDNGQGQTIEIPSKDVFQKPITNHSRSGQRRLEVSFGVSYLDDLERVQQVALGAIRALPFVEANYPVQVYFRSFTLDNIQGYVWFWIDGRTTSQPEAQSEAIKAIKAAFEREQILLMFRPDTLDLKKRLSETGG from the coding sequence ATGCTCAACTTACCCGAAATCTCCCACCTCCTGTATCAGAAAGTAGTCTTGTGGTTTAATAGTGCTGTTCGTTTCCTGCCCGAAATCGGCATTGCTATACTGGTTATTTTACTGGCCCGTTTCCTGTCCAACGTGGTCAGCCGGGTCATTGCGGGCGGGCTGGGGCGCGTAAGCGACAATGCCTCGCTGGTGGGGTTGTTGGGCACCGTAGTCCGGATTATGATTCTGGCCGTTGGTCTGTTTGTTGCCCTCGGCGTACTGGGCCTCGACAAAACCGTGACCTCACTGCTGGCCGGTGCGGGGGTCATTGCTCTGGCGGTGGGCTTTGCCTTTCAGGATTTGACGGCCAACTTTATTTCGGGCTCCATGATTGCCATTGCCCGCCCCCTCCAGACCGGCGACACCGTCGAAACCAACGGGTTTACAGGCCGGGTAGTCGAGGTGAAGCTCCGATCCATTGTGCTTGATAACGGGCAAGGCCAAACCATCGAAATTCCGAGTAAGGATGTGTTTCAGAAGCCGATCACCAATCATTCGCGCTCGGGCCAACGGCGGCTCGAAGTCTCGTTCGGGGTTTCGTACCTCGACGATCTGGAGCGGGTACAGCAGGTAGCCCTCGGCGCCATTCGGGCCTTGCCGTTTGTCGAAGCCAATTACCCGGTGCAGGTATATTTCCGATCGTTCACGCTCGACAATATTCAGGGGTACGTCTGGTTCTGGATCGATGGACGCACAACTTCACAACCCGAAGCCCAGAGCGAAGCCATCAAAGCCATCAAAGCGGCTTTCGAGCGCGAACAGATTTTGCTGATGTTCCGCCCCGATACGCTTGACCTCAAAAAGCGGCTGTCAGAAACGGGGGGATGA
- a CDS encoding TonB-dependent receptor, which yields MKPIYLFFFFTLIATGASAQTQLRGRVLDERGRALPGANIYLKGTYDGANADSTGSFRFTTTRRDTATLLVTFVGFENYAQLLKLTGAPMELTVRMTESANELNTVVITAGAFEASDTKKMTMLKALDIVNIAGAAADITGAVNFMPGAQRVGEQAGLFVRGGSNLEAKVVIDGLIVQNPFFSSLPDVQQRGRFDPFQFKGTSFSTGGYSAQYGQALSSVLLLNTTDKGSRDGVSLSLNLASAGVTYDNATEKSSVSASLYYGDLRPFFALVPQNVEWLKAPVYGGTSMTYRYQPTKNGLIKAYGMYSDSRLAMVFRDPAQAQAGNETGRATLDQHNRNLFINTTYTDSWDEGKWALNTGVSLSHDTDDMTMGAFDFSRQNSRAQVRAVLTRALPGNGQLLFGAEWHAIRLGNTVFGNAFSLTDQYAATFAEWQVYAGRKLAVQLGGRAEYTSVIGRMNVAPRLSMAYKTGAYSQVSLAAGQFYQTPDYNYLFRNKTLAYERADHLILNYQVIKNKRTFRVETFYKNYAQLVRERVDTSAVAGFDWRADLGNPYRFPIGQTNNTGKGYAGGFDVFWRDQTSIKGLDYWVTYSYVDTKRLFRNYLTQATPTFVSTHNLSLITRRYVEKIRTNLGLTYAYTSGRPYYNPNRPESEFLTDRTPPVHNVSFSANYITAFKGNFVVIYASVDNLLNTRNVFTYRYAANPDGQPGRTRYTVGPTSYRTFFVGGVIMLGKRAKVDLNKL from the coding sequence ATGAAGCCTATTTACCTTTTCTTTTTCTTCACGCTGATAGCCACCGGAGCATCGGCCCAAACCCAGCTCCGGGGTCGCGTGCTCGACGAGCGCGGCCGTGCTCTGCCGGGGGCCAACATCTACCTCAAAGGCACCTACGATGGGGCTAATGCCGACAGCACGGGTAGTTTTCGGTTTACAACCACCCGGCGCGATACCGCTACGCTACTGGTGACTTTCGTCGGTTTCGAGAATTATGCCCAGCTCCTGAAGCTCACGGGTGCCCCGATGGAGCTGACGGTTCGAATGACGGAATCGGCCAACGAGCTGAATACCGTGGTGATTACGGCGGGAGCGTTTGAAGCGTCGGATACGAAAAAGATGACGATGCTGAAGGCGCTCGATATTGTGAATATTGCCGGGGCCGCGGCCGACATCACCGGGGCCGTCAACTTCATGCCCGGTGCCCAGCGCGTGGGCGAGCAGGCGGGCCTGTTTGTACGCGGTGGCTCAAACCTGGAGGCCAAAGTGGTGATTGATGGGCTGATCGTGCAGAATCCCTTTTTCTCATCCCTGCCCGATGTGCAGCAGCGGGGTCGCTTCGATCCCTTCCAGTTCAAAGGTACATCGTTCAGCACCGGCGGCTACTCCGCGCAGTACGGGCAGGCCCTGTCGAGTGTGTTGTTGCTCAACACAACTGATAAAGGCTCGCGGGACGGCGTTAGCCTGAGCCTGAATCTGGCAAGCGCGGGTGTTACCTACGACAATGCCACCGAGAAATCGTCGGTGTCGGCCTCGCTCTACTATGGTGACTTGCGCCCGTTTTTCGCGCTGGTGCCCCAAAATGTGGAGTGGCTCAAAGCCCCGGTCTATGGCGGTACCTCCATGACGTACCGGTATCAGCCCACTAAAAACGGCCTCATCAAGGCTTACGGTATGTATTCGGATTCGCGGTTGGCGATGGTTTTCCGCGACCCGGCCCAGGCGCAGGCGGGTAACGAAACGGGTCGTGCTACGCTCGATCAGCACAACCGGAATCTGTTTATCAACACCACGTACACCGACTCGTGGGATGAAGGGAAATGGGCTCTGAACACGGGCGTTTCGCTGAGCCACGACACCGACGACATGACCATGGGCGCGTTCGATTTTTCGCGGCAGAACAGTCGGGCGCAGGTGCGGGCCGTGCTGACCCGTGCGCTCCCCGGCAACGGTCAGCTCCTTTTCGGGGCCGAATGGCACGCGATCCGGCTTGGTAACACCGTATTTGGTAACGCCTTCAGCCTAACCGACCAATACGCGGCTACGTTTGCCGAATGGCAGGTGTATGCGGGCCGGAAACTGGCGGTGCAACTCGGAGGCCGTGCCGAATATACCTCGGTGATTGGCCGAATGAACGTGGCTCCGCGCCTGTCGATGGCTTACAAAACAGGAGCCTACAGCCAGGTGTCGCTGGCGGCCGGGCAGTTTTACCAGACGCCCGATTACAACTACCTGTTTCGGAACAAAACCCTCGCGTACGAGCGGGCCGACCACCTGATTCTGAACTATCAGGTAATCAAAAACAAGCGGACGTTTCGGGTCGAGACATTTTACAAAAACTACGCTCAACTGGTGCGTGAGCGGGTGGATACGAGTGCCGTGGCTGGCTTCGACTGGAGAGCCGATTTGGGTAATCCGTACCGGTTTCCCATTGGCCAGACCAATAACACGGGTAAAGGGTACGCCGGGGGATTTGACGTGTTCTGGCGCGATCAGACAAGTATCAAAGGCCTCGATTACTGGGTAACGTATAGCTATGTGGATACGAAGCGACTGTTTCGGAATTACCTTACCCAGGCTACGCCCACGTTTGTATCGACCCACAACCTGAGCCTGATTACCCGCCGGTATGTCGAAAAAATCAGGACGAATCTGGGCCTGACCTATGCGTACACGAGCGGTCGCCCTTACTACAACCCGAACCGACCCGAGAGCGAGTTTCTGACCGACCGTACCCCGCCGGTACACAACGTGAGTTTTTCGGCCAATTATATCACGGCGTTCAAGGGCAATTTTGTGGTGATCTATGCCTCAGTGGATAACCTGCTCAACACCCGCAACGTATTTACGTACCGGTACGCAGCCAACCCCGACGGGCAGCCCGGCCGAACCCGCTACACCGTAGGCCCCACCTCGTACCGCACCTTTTTTGTGGGTGGTGTCATCATGCTTGGCAAGCGCGCCAAAGTCGACCTGAACAAACTCTGA
- a CDS encoding histidine kinase, translating to MTREQLERQLHQSSNRPARPVRMRGSALAHFDFSGLDLTDADFSFSDLSGANFSRATLHNANLSFSSLVNASFVDADLTGANLNFSGLSGADLTGADLSGVSMSFTGRAHNVERTKLPATPITLTYLLKKPVWGVLIGMVLGALLMYGVSGIVYFTNLIVTSGNKLIADLNRFIVWQNLTEGVTVFLLVYFMSDWLDRAIRRIWVRHLLVSLAIVPVYVTMAWVTYMLFGKEVFRQLARQATQQPLSTQSAPWYFYVLGGLLVGNLFLYVLRQGRQLSRKITEQEFELLNMEKLKTRAELDALQAKINPHFLYNALNSIASLVHDDPDKAEEMTLLLSKLFRYSTGRDGTHTSSLADELDMVQTYLQVEHVRFGDRLQFGVSLADESLNALKVPQFLLQPIVENAVKHGISKRAGQGRIDVKIYQQDDWVFLSVHDNGPAFPEEMGSGYGLRSISEKLRLLYGDDARVELQNEPYKQVLLGIKLNRLTTNN from the coding sequence ATGACCCGCGAACAACTCGAACGACAATTGCACCAATCGTCCAACCGGCCCGCACGGCCTGTGCGGATGCGGGGCTCGGCGTTGGCCCACTTCGATTTTAGCGGGCTCGACCTGACCGATGCCGATTTCAGCTTCTCCGACCTGTCGGGGGCCAATTTCAGCCGGGCCACGCTCCACAACGCCAACCTCAGCTTTTCGTCGCTGGTGAATGCCTCGTTTGTGGATGCTGACCTGACCGGGGCCAACCTCAATTTCAGCGGGCTATCCGGTGCCGACCTCACGGGCGCTGACCTGTCGGGGGTTTCGATGTCGTTCACGGGCCGGGCGCACAACGTGGAGCGGACCAAACTCCCGGCCACACCCATTACACTCACGTATCTGCTCAAAAAACCCGTTTGGGGGGTCTTGATCGGGATGGTGTTGGGGGCCTTGCTCATGTACGGCGTGAGCGGCATTGTGTACTTCACCAATCTGATTGTCACGTCGGGCAACAAGCTCATCGCCGACCTGAACCGGTTCATCGTCTGGCAGAATCTGACCGAGGGCGTCACGGTGTTTCTGCTGGTCTATTTCATGTCCGATTGGTTAGACCGGGCCATTCGGCGCATTTGGGTGCGGCACCTGCTGGTTAGCCTTGCTATTGTACCGGTTTACGTGACTATGGCCTGGGTGACGTACATGCTGTTTGGGAAAGAGGTGTTCAGGCAACTCGCCCGGCAGGCTACGCAACAACCATTGAGTACCCAATCGGCGCCCTGGTATTTTTACGTGTTGGGCGGATTGCTGGTGGGTAATCTGTTTCTGTACGTGCTCCGGCAGGGTCGGCAACTGTCGCGCAAGATAACTGAGCAGGAGTTTGAACTGCTCAACATGGAGAAGCTCAAAACACGGGCTGAACTCGACGCCCTTCAGGCCAAAATAAACCCGCACTTTCTGTACAATGCCCTTAATAGCATTGCCAGCCTGGTGCACGATGACCCCGACAAGGCCGAAGAAATGACCCTGCTGTTGTCGAAGCTGTTTCGGTACTCAACCGGCCGCGATGGCACGCATACGAGCAGCCTTGCCGATGAACTCGACATGGTGCAGACGTACCTACAGGTGGAACACGTCCGTTTCGGCGACCGGCTTCAGTTTGGGGTTTCGCTGGCCGACGAGTCGCTCAATGCTCTGAAAGTACCCCAATTTTTGTTACAGCCCATTGTCGAGAATGCGGTGAAGCACGGCATCAGCAAGCGGGCCGGGCAGGGGCGCATCGATGTTAAGATTTACCAGCAGGACGATTGGGTATTCCTGAGCGTACACGATAACGGCCCGGCATTTCCCGAAGAAATGGGCAGTGGCTACGGTC